GCGTTGAACGTCTCCTCCGAGAACGGATACGGGTACCGGGCGGGGATGCTGTTCTGCAGCACGGCGTCCGGCCCCGGACGGAGCACCGGGTTGTCCAGGCGCCGCACTTCGGCGTACGCCTCGAGCCCCTGCCCGTACAGCGCGATCCACTTCTGCAGGCCGATGAGCGGGCGCCAGTTGGCGGCGTTCCACATCACGCGGGGCTGGGCCAGGTAGGCCTGGGCCTCGGCCTCGGTGCCACCCCAGCGGACCATCGACGCGGTGACCGCCGCCTGGTACATCGCCTGGGCGTTGTCGGCGGTGAAGCCGCGAGCCGCGGCTTCGGCCCGCAGGAAGAGCACCTCCTCGTACGTCAGCACCGGCAGGCAGGCGGTCTGGGCCAGAAGCGCCGCGCCCGGCTGCGAAACCTGGGTGAAGCCGTAGTTGTTCGCGGCCAGCCCGGCCGGCAGCCCCTCGTAGTACATCTCGCCCGCGGCGAGCGTCCGGCCGCCGTACGTCTTCGTGGCGGTGATCGGCTGCGCGAACGCGGAAAGCCGCGGATCCGAAAGCGACTTCAGGGTGTCGACCAGCACACGGCCCACGCGGTAGTCACCGGGCCGGCTCTGCCAGTAGGTGAACCACGGGTTGCGGGTGGTCGAGGTGTAGCAGATCTGCGCGTTGTCGGCCGACGACGTGAACACGCCGCCCGGTCCGGCCAGTGCCGCCACGAACTCGGTGCGGGCCTTGGTGGGGTTCGCGTCCGCCATGCGCATGGCCATGCGCAGCCGCAGCGAGTTGGCGAACTTCTGCCACTTCGCCCCGTTGCCGCCGTAGATCAGGTCCTGGGCACCCAGCGGGTTGTCGCCCGTCTTGATCATCGCGGCCGCCGCGGTCACGTCCGCCAGCATCTTGTCGTAGATCTGCGCCTGGGTGTCGTACTTGGGCGTGATCACGCCGCCCTCGATCCCCCCGAACGCCTCGGAGTACGGCAGGTCGCCCCACATGTCGGTCAGGTTCTGCATGCCCCACGACTTCATGATGAGGCCGGCGGCCTGCACGTTGGGCTCGCCCTCGGCTTCGCCGAGCCGGGCGACCGTGTGGAAGTCCATCAGGTACCCGGAGTACGCCTCGCGGAACAGGAGGTCGGTGTCCGCGGAGCGGTACAGGTACAGGTCTTCTTCGGCGTACTGGATCTGGGCCAGGTGCTGCACCAGTACCGAGCTGTAATCGATGTTGAAGCTGGTCCCGAGCAGCCGGTCCGCCGCGTCCTGCTGGCCGTCGGTCAGCAGGAACCTGGCGGGAACCTCGGTCGGGGCGTTCGGATCTTCGTTCAGGTCGGTCAGGCCGTCGCACGCCGCGGCGCCCAGGGTCAGGGCGAGCATGGGTGCGAGGCGGACCAGGATCGAGTTCTTCATGGTCTTCGCTCTTTCGGGTCGGGGGCCGGTCACGGCGTGATGGTGATGTTCAGACCGATGCTCCGGCCGGACGGCAGCTGGCCGAATTCGAAGCCCTGCGAGTTGCCGGCGTCGAACGCGGTTTCCGGGTCGATGTGCGGCGTCTTGGTCCACAGCCACAGGTTACGGCCCACGATGCCGACGTTCACCTTGCCCAGCGGCGTGCGCGACACCAGCGACTGCGGAACGTTGAAGCTCAGGCGAGCCTCGCGCAGCTTGGTGTAGCTGGCGTCGTAGATGTGCGGCTCGTCCATGAAGTACATCATGAGCCAGAAATCCTCCGGGCACACCGGAGTGGTGTTCTCGGCGCCGGACTCGGTTACGCCGTCGAAGACGAAGCCCGGCTCGCAGGGGCCCTGCTCGCGGCCCGGGAGCGAGGTGTCGAGCACGCCGGCGAAGTTGCCGAACATGTTCGTCACCGAGAAGATCTCGCCGCCGACGCGGGTGTCGAACATGAAGCTCAGCTCCATGCCGCGGAAGCTGAACGTGTTGGTGAGCGAGCCCAGCCAGTCGGGCGAGTAGTTGCCCAGGTACACGCGGTCGTCGGCCTCCAGGGGAATGCCGTCCTCGCCGACCACGACCCGGCCCTCGTCGTCACGCTTGTAGCCCTCGCCGTACATCGAGCCGTACGGGTCGCCCACGCGCGCCTCGGTGGTCACGCCCCAGTACGAACCCACCTGGTACGTCGTCAGGTCGCCGTACAGGCTCTCGACCTGGCTGCGGTTGCGCGAGTAGTTGGCGGCCATCGACCAGCGGAAGCCGTTCGACCCGTTGATGGGGGTGGCCGTCGCGCGGAGCTCGAAGCCCTTGTTGGAGATGGCGCCGGCGTTCACCGCCTGCTGCAGGAAGCCGCTGGTGCCCGAAATGTCGGCCCGCAGGATCTGGTTGCGGGTGACCTGGTCGTAGTACGTGGCTTCGAAGCCCAGCCGGTTGTCGAAGAGCTTCAGGTCCGCGCCCACTTCCCACGCCTCGGTGAGCTCGGGCATCAGGCCGGCGTTGGGGATGAAGTCGCCCATCGAGTAGGCCGGCGTGCCGCT
This Longimicrobium sp. DNA region includes the following protein-coding sequences:
- a CDS encoding SusD/RagB family nutrient-binding outer membrane lipoprotein — translated: MKNSILVRLAPMLALTLGAAACDGLTDLNEDPNAPTEVPARFLLTDGQQDAADRLLGTSFNIDYSSVLVQHLAQIQYAEEDLYLYRSADTDLLFREAYSGYLMDFHTVARLGEAEGEPNVQAAGLIMKSWGMQNLTDMWGDLPYSEAFGGIEGGVITPKYDTQAQIYDKMLADVTAAAAMIKTGDNPLGAQDLIYGGNGAKWQKFANSLRLRMAMRMADANPTKARTEFVAALAGPGGVFTSSADNAQICYTSTTRNPWFTYWQSRPGDYRVGRVLVDTLKSLSDPRLSAFAQPITATKTYGGRTLAAGEMYYEGLPAGLAANNYGFTQVSQPGAALLAQTACLPVLTYEEVLFLRAEAAARGFTADNAQAMYQAAVTASMVRWGGTEAEAQAYLAQPRVMWNAANWRPLIGLQKWIALYGQGLEAYAEVRRLDNPVLRPGPDAVLQNSIPARYPYPFSEETFNATNLQEAMTRQGITGASTAQTAKVWWDKS